In Chondrinema litorale, a single window of DNA contains:
- a CDS encoding LysR family transcriptional regulator, producing the protein MSYQLELRHLHYFSILAEELHFKKAADRLYISQPGLSKQIKHLEDTLGILLLERTNRKVKLTPAGEYLAKELKLVIQHLDTTLDHTKLIHSGLKGNLKIGYIGSAMQNIIPELLKHISERYPEIRFDLTEMNNNTQIEELLHHKIDLGFVRVDRVPRPLKTQPVFEDTFSVVLPKNHPVTQENFTDLTIFKDEKFILFESSYSQFYYEKVMQLFHDAGFNPQVSHHTIHAGSIYRLVENGFGISIVPTTLQLGYNMEVKFIELKDIVQRTTLAAVWNDENRNPVMENVQKIINEMGI; encoded by the coding sequence ATGAGTTATCAATTAGAACTTAGACACCTACATTATTTCTCCATTTTGGCGGAGGAGCTGCACTTTAAAAAAGCCGCAGATAGGCTCTATATTTCCCAACCCGGATTGAGCAAGCAGATTAAACATTTAGAAGATACGCTGGGTATTTTGTTGTTGGAGCGAACAAACCGAAAAGTAAAACTCACACCTGCTGGCGAGTATCTGGCAAAAGAGTTAAAACTGGTAATTCAACATTTAGATACCACTTTAGACCATACCAAGCTGATACATTCTGGTTTGAAGGGAAATTTAAAAATTGGTTATATCGGTTCGGCGATGCAAAATATTATTCCCGAATTGCTAAAGCATATTAGTGAAAGATATCCTGAAATTCGATTTGATCTCACAGAGATGAATAACAATACACAAATTGAAGAATTACTCCATCATAAAATTGATTTAGGTTTTGTTCGGGTTGATAGAGTGCCAAGACCTTTGAAAACACAACCAGTTTTTGAAGATACCTTCTCAGTCGTCTTACCGAAAAATCATCCAGTAACTCAGGAGAATTTTACTGATCTTACCATTTTTAAAGATGAGAAGTTTATTCTTTTTGAGTCATCGTACAGCCAGTTTTATTACGAAAAGGTGATGCAGCTTTTTCATGATGCAGGCTTTAATCCACAAGTATCACATCATACCATTCATGCTGGTTCTATTTACCGATTGGTAGAAAATGGTTTCGGTATTTCCATTGTGCCTACAACTTTGCAGTTAGGTTATAATATGGAAGTGAAGTTTATTGAGCTAAAAGATATTGTGCAGAGAACGACGCTGGCAGCCGTTTGGAATGATGAAAATAGAAATCCGGTAATGGAGAATGTGCAGAAGATAATTAATGAGATGGGGATTTAG
- a CDS encoding M1 family metallopeptidase, translating into MKKILFIVMLSLISIYSFGQEYTRQDTLRGSITPERVWWDLKFYHLDIKVTPADSSVNGSVTIKYEVLKPYQVMQIDLQKPLVIKKVEDDKGNELEIKHEGNAHFVTLKEKQIKGDINSVKVFYGGQPKVAIRPPWDGGISWDKDEDGNLFIHTNCQGIGASIWWPNKDHMYDEPDSVLMSVNVPKGLMDVSNGRLRKVDKLKDGTKTFHWFVSNPISNYVISLNIANYKNFSEVYKGEKGDLDMDYYVLPYNLKKAKTQFKDAVRMMEAFEYWFGPYPFYEDSYKLIEVPSTGMEHQSAVTYGNGYANGYRGRDGSGTGLGMKFDFIIIHESGHEWFANNITYKDVADMWIHESFTNYSESLFLEYFYGKEAGQSYVRGNRRGIQNDKPIIGDYNVNNSGSGDMYVKGGNMLNTLRTIINDDEKWRSILRGLNKTFYHQTVTTEQIEGYIAKEAGMELKPFFDQYLRDTKVPILEYYQKDGAFFFRWNNGVEGFDMPVRVMLDGKEYWIKPTKKWDQLKMETPFKSLEMDPNIYAAIMKVTEY; encoded by the coding sequence ATGAAAAAAATACTCTTCATTGTAATGCTTTCTCTGATAAGCATTTACTCTTTTGGACAAGAATATACGCGACAAGATACCCTGAGGGGCTCAATTACGCCAGAAAGAGTTTGGTGGGATTTAAAATTTTATCACCTCGATATTAAAGTTACACCAGCAGATAGTTCTGTAAACGGTAGTGTTACCATAAAATACGAAGTGTTAAAACCTTACCAAGTGATGCAGATCGATTTGCAAAAACCACTGGTAATCAAAAAGGTAGAAGACGATAAAGGGAATGAATTAGAAATAAAACATGAGGGTAATGCACACTTTGTAACTTTAAAAGAGAAGCAAATTAAAGGTGACATTAACAGTGTAAAGGTGTTTTATGGTGGTCAGCCAAAAGTGGCGATTCGCCCTCCTTGGGATGGTGGTATTTCTTGGGATAAAGACGAAGATGGTAACCTTTTTATTCATACAAATTGCCAAGGAATTGGTGCGAGTATTTGGTGGCCTAACAAAGACCACATGTACGACGAACCCGACAGCGTGTTGATGAGCGTAAATGTGCCAAAGGGTTTAATGGATGTTTCGAATGGTAGATTGAGAAAAGTTGATAAGTTAAAAGATGGGACAAAAACATTCCATTGGTTTGTATCAAACCCGATAAGTAATTATGTAATCAGTCTCAATATTGCTAATTACAAAAACTTCTCTGAGGTGTACAAAGGTGAAAAAGGAGATTTAGATATGGATTATTATGTACTCCCTTATAACCTCAAGAAAGCGAAAACTCAATTTAAAGATGCAGTTCGTATGATGGAAGCCTTCGAATATTGGTTCGGCCCTTATCCATTTTATGAAGATAGTTACAAGCTTATAGAAGTACCGAGTACTGGTATGGAACACCAAAGTGCTGTTACTTACGGGAATGGCTATGCCAATGGATACAGAGGTAGAGACGGAAGTGGTACTGGTCTGGGAATGAAATTCGATTTTATCATTATCCATGAGTCTGGTCACGAATGGTTTGCCAATAATATTACCTATAAAGATGTAGCAGACATGTGGATTCACGAGAGCTTTACCAACTATTCTGAAAGTTTGTTTTTAGAGTATTTCTATGGAAAAGAAGCTGGTCAGTCTTATGTGAGAGGTAACAGAAGAGGCATACAGAACGACAAACCGATTATTGGAGATTACAATGTAAACAATTCTGGTAGTGGTGATATGTATGTAAAAGGTGGAAACATGCTCAACACCCTTAGAACCATTATTAACGATGATGAAAAATGGAGATCAATTTTGAGAGGATTGAACAAGACTTTTTATCACCAAACGGTAACTACCGAGCAAATCGAAGGATACATTGCCAAAGAAGCTGGAATGGAATTAAAGCCATTCTTCGATCAGTATTTAAGAGATACCAAAGTTCCTATATTAGAATATTATCAGAAAGATGGTGCATTCTTTTTCAGATGGAATAATGGTGTAGAAGGTTTCGATATGCCAGTAAGAGTGATGTTAGATGGAAAAGAATACTGGATTAAACCTACAAAAAAATGGGATCAACTAAAAATGGAAACGCCTTTCAAATCACTTGAAATGGATCCAAATATTTATGCTGCTATCATGAAAGTAACTGAATATTAA
- a CDS encoding DEAD/DEAH box helicase encodes MNKFEDFNIKKQLLNAIADLRFETPTPIQQESYSTILSGSDFVGIAQTGTGKTIAYLLPILQDLKYSDQPNPRVLILAPTRELVIQIVEQVEKLTPYISVRVVGVYGGSSNITSQKKAVAEGVDIIVGTPRRLYDLTLSNTLRLKSIKKLIIDEVDIMLDFGYKTQLKNIFELLPTKRQNILFSATMTTYVDELIDDFLINPIKKTISISGTPLETISQECFAVPNFYTKANLLNYLLADKNEYSKVLIFVATKVNADRLAETLDFGSEVSVIHSSKEQNHRTNSIENFENGTSRILIATDVIARGIDIEKISTVISFDTPFYPENYIHRIGRTGRAGEQGRSILFYAEKEEPLKEAIENLMKYTIPLKEFPEVVEVSHQLTPEEKDKPKEVNEIQHKKRALDVGPSFHEKSAKNSKEKVERKSYKQQLKERYKKPIRKGDKIQNMKKKRK; translated from the coding sequence ATGAATAAGTTCGAAGACTTCAATATAAAAAAACAATTATTAAATGCTATTGCCGATTTAAGGTTTGAAACACCAACTCCAATTCAGCAAGAGTCATATTCTACTATACTTAGTGGCTCTGATTTTGTGGGAATTGCCCAAACAGGAACCGGAAAAACAATCGCTTATCTGTTACCAATATTACAAGATTTAAAATATTCGGACCAACCTAATCCTAGGGTATTAATTTTAGCGCCAACCAGAGAGCTTGTTATTCAAATAGTAGAACAAGTAGAAAAGCTAACACCTTATATCAGTGTAAGGGTGGTAGGCGTATATGGTGGAAGTAGTAATATAACCTCCCAAAAAAAGGCCGTTGCAGAGGGTGTTGATATAATTGTTGGTACTCCCAGAAGATTATATGACCTTACACTTTCTAATACGTTGAGGCTAAAATCTATTAAAAAATTGATAATTGACGAAGTCGATATTATGCTGGACTTTGGTTATAAGACTCAGTTAAAAAATATATTCGAACTTCTACCAACTAAGAGACAAAATATCCTCTTTTCTGCAACTATGACTACATATGTAGATGAGTTGATTGATGATTTTTTGATAAACCCTATTAAGAAAACAATCTCTATTAGTGGTACTCCTCTTGAAACGATAAGTCAGGAATGCTTTGCCGTTCCTAATTTTTATACCAAAGCCAACTTGCTCAATTATTTGTTGGCTGATAAAAATGAATATAGTAAGGTTTTAATTTTTGTTGCCACTAAAGTAAATGCAGATAGATTAGCTGAAACATTAGATTTTGGTTCTGAGGTTTCTGTAATTCACTCTAGTAAAGAACAAAATCATCGTACAAACTCTATTGAGAATTTTGAAAATGGTACAAGTAGAATTCTGATAGCAACCGATGTAATTGCCCGTGGAATTGATATAGAAAAGATCAGTACTGTTATTAGTTTTGATACTCCATTCTATCCTGAAAACTACATTCACCGAATAGGTCGAACTGGTAGAGCTGGTGAGCAAGGGAGATCGATTCTTTTTTATGCAGAAAAAGAAGAACCGCTAAAAGAAGCCATCGAAAACTTAATGAAATATACTATTCCTCTAAAGGAATTTCCTGAAGTAGTAGAAGTTTCCCATCAATTAACTCCAGAAGAGAAAGACAAACCAAAAGAAGTCAATGAGATTCAACATAAAAAGAGAGCGCTAGATGTTGGTCCATCTTTCCATGAAAAATCTGCCAAAAACAGTAAAGAAAAAGTTGAAAGGAAAAGCTACAAACAACAGTTAAAAGAGAGATACAAAAAACCTATTAGGAAAGGTGACAAAATTCAAAATATGAAAAAGAAAAGAAAGTGA
- a CDS encoding lysophospholipid acyltransferase family protein, which translates to MTALSYYLLYPIILLVSYSPFWCLYRVSDFFYLLIYYVIGYRKKVVVSNLKNSFPERSDEEIEKISKQYYKYLCDLMLESIKTVTWNEKAVKSRVKMKHVEMLDELHSQGKSLVVVMGHLGNWEWAGPCFSLHCKHQLFVVYRPLSNPYFEKMFCRSRTKFNTQIIPKKNTLRTMIANKKTISATALIADQAPSPIKSAIWMDFLNQDTPVYNGPEKIAKMLDYTVVYMNVKRVKRGYYEVYPTVLFDQPKEAAENEITFAFNKILEDDIKDIPSTWLWSHKRWKHKRPTTV; encoded by the coding sequence ATGACTGCTCTCTCTTATTACCTTTTATATCCTATAATTCTTTTAGTTTCTTATAGTCCATTTTGGTGCTTGTATAGGGTATCCGACTTCTTTTATTTGCTTATTTACTATGTAATCGGTTATAGAAAAAAGGTTGTAGTTAGCAATCTTAAAAATTCCTTTCCCGAAAGATCTGATGAAGAAATAGAAAAAATTAGTAAGCAATATTACAAATATCTTTGTGACCTGATGTTGGAATCTATAAAAACGGTGACTTGGAATGAAAAAGCAGTAAAAAGCAGGGTAAAGATGAAGCATGTTGAAATGCTTGATGAATTACATAGCCAAGGTAAAAGTTTGGTAGTTGTAATGGGTCATTTAGGCAACTGGGAATGGGCAGGGCCTTGTTTTTCTCTTCATTGTAAGCATCAATTATTTGTAGTTTATCGTCCACTATCCAATCCTTATTTTGAAAAAATGTTTTGTCGCTCACGCACAAAGTTCAATACCCAAATAATTCCTAAAAAGAACACACTTAGGACTATGATTGCTAATAAAAAGACGATAAGTGCTACGGCACTTATTGCAGATCAAGCTCCCAGTCCTATAAAATCGGCAATATGGATGGATTTCTTAAATCAAGATACGCCTGTTTATAATGGCCCAGAAAAAATAGCTAAAATGCTTGATTATACTGTAGTATATATGAATGTGAAACGTGTGAAGCGAGGTTATTATGAGGTCTATCCTACAGTATTATTCGACCAGCCAAAAGAGGCAGCAGAAAACGAAATAACTTTTGCTTTTAATAAAATACTTGAAGATGATATTAAAGACATACCTAGCACTTGGCTATGGTCTCACAAGCGTTGGAAACATAAAAGACCTACTACAGTTTAA
- a CDS encoding fatty acid desaturase family protein, whose product MTINNNVSEPNRLRTGKELILASKEYANEIPERSWYCTLSTLLFLILAFAGTYINFHWTLTLGFSLLSALLIVRFFVIFHDYQHGAILRKSKLAKIIMTIFGVFVMSPASIWKRTHDHHHHHNSKLSNNGVGSYPLLCKEKYLKLTQSERYIYLAKRHPLTIFFGYFTLFIFDFNIKPIFKSFSNHWDSLVALLFHFTVAWLIYSYAGMHGLIFSWILPFFIAHGFGAYLFYAQHNFPEASFEQNMDWSYSNAALNSTSYLVMGTTMNWFTGNIGYHHVHHINHRIPFYRLKEAMKGMPELQNPKTTTLHPRDIINCLKLKVWDSEKKQMVTSV is encoded by the coding sequence ATGACAATAAATAACAATGTATCTGAACCCAACAGGCTACGAACGGGTAAAGAGTTAATCTTAGCTAGTAAAGAATATGCAAATGAAATTCCTGAAAGAAGTTGGTATTGTACTTTAAGTACATTGTTGTTTTTAATTTTGGCCTTTGCCGGCACTTATATTAATTTTCATTGGACATTAACCTTAGGGTTTAGTCTATTAAGCGCATTATTAATAGTTAGGTTTTTTGTGATTTTCCACGACTATCAACATGGGGCAATTCTAAGGAAATCTAAGCTAGCAAAAATAATAATGACCATATTTGGTGTTTTTGTAATGTCGCCAGCAAGCATTTGGAAGCGGACACATGACCACCACCACCATCATAACTCAAAACTATCTAATAATGGAGTAGGCTCATACCCGCTACTTTGCAAAGAAAAATATTTGAAGTTAACACAATCAGAAAGGTATATATATCTGGCAAAGCGACATCCCTTAACAATCTTTTTTGGCTATTTCACTTTATTCATTTTTGATTTTAATATTAAACCTATTTTCAAGAGTTTTTCTAATCATTGGGACTCATTAGTCGCTTTGTTGTTTCACTTTACAGTTGCTTGGCTCATTTATAGTTATGCTGGAATGCATGGCTTAATTTTTAGCTGGATATTGCCATTTTTTATTGCTCATGGTTTTGGCGCTTATCTCTTTTATGCACAGCATAATTTCCCTGAAGCAAGCTTTGAGCAAAATATGGATTGGAGTTACAGTAATGCCGCACTCAATTCTACTAGTTATTTAGTGATGGGAACAACCATGAATTGGTTTACTGGAAATATTGGCTATCACCATGTGCATCATATTAATCACCGTATTCCTTTTTACAGGCTTAAAGAAGCCATGAAGGGAATGCCAGAGTTACAAAACCCCAAAACCACCACTTTACATCCAAGAGATATAATCAATTGCTTAAAATTAAAAGTTTGGGATTCTGAAAAAAAACAAATGGTAACTTCAGTATAA
- a CDS encoding RNA polymerase sigma factor — MKIRSTFNPQIDSTALKERADDIFDFNKLEDKQIWAAFKNGNDKALSYIYKVNIEPLYAFGHQYLRDSDKIKDYINDLFLYLKEKRTNLSDVISIKSYLYRSLYRLIMEKSRKKELLFFSNDLYSDGFKIKINAETTLIKEELIRERIHLMNVGLNKLSTKKRQAIIHYYIDGMSHEEVAYIMGLNSKDTARKLIYRGIESLKEKIASKLKYLLWPLVLLCLIG, encoded by the coding sequence ATGAAAATCCGTAGTACTTTCAATCCACAAATAGATAGTACTGCTTTGAAAGAGAGAGCTGACGATATCTTTGACTTTAATAAGTTAGAAGATAAACAAATTTGGGCGGCTTTTAAAAATGGAAATGACAAAGCACTATCGTACATTTACAAAGTAAATATTGAGCCGCTCTATGCCTTCGGACATCAATATTTAAGAGATAGTGATAAGATTAAAGATTATATAAACGATTTGTTTTTATACCTCAAAGAAAAAAGGACAAACCTCAGCGATGTTATCTCTATAAAATCTTACTTGTATAGGTCGCTTTATAGATTAATTATGGAGAAGTCTAGAAAAAAAGAACTACTTTTTTTTAGTAATGATTTGTATTCAGATGGCTTCAAAATTAAAATAAATGCTGAAACTACCTTGATAAAAGAGGAGCTCATTAGAGAAAGGATACATCTAATGAATGTGGGGTTAAATAAACTTTCTACAAAAAAGCGACAAGCAATTATACATTATTATATTGATGGCATGTCTCACGAAGAAGTCGCATACATTATGGGACTAAACAGTAAGGATACTGCAAGAAAACTCATTTATAGAGGTATAGAATCTCTAAAAGAGAAAATCGCATCCAAATTAAAATACCTGCTTTGGCCATTGGTATTACTATGTTTAATTGGCTAA
- a CDS encoding FecR family protein: MNFREYTVEDFIKDEYFVEWVKHDNEEAGEFWMEWTRNNPDKQNDVLQAKYIIQHMRVENYPKISEEDASELHDRIFNPTLKKHQYIPPKKSFSFHYKKIAAVLIPLAIGLVAWLFYAQKQHFDNAQSIAETELINKEVTYGHKLTLALSDGTKIKLNSGSTLKFPKQFTGDTRKVYLTGEGFFEVAENPKKPFIVVTNNIEAKVLGTSFNIRAYEQLEVALVTGKLQVNDHIGNSIVIKPDERVIYQKEGNFVKDKFNKDEVLAWKNGTLSFKQAQLKDILKELERWYDVSFIKDELWEPKYLFTGEFDNESLDNVLIGLNISYNFDFKIEGKKVTLIKK, translated from the coding sequence ATGAATTTTCGGGAATATACTGTAGAAGATTTTATCAAAGACGAATATTTCGTTGAATGGGTAAAACATGATAATGAAGAAGCAGGCGAATTTTGGATGGAATGGACCAGAAATAATCCTGATAAGCAAAATGATGTTTTACAAGCTAAGTATATAATTCAACACATGAGAGTGGAGAATTATCCGAAAATAAGTGAAGAAGATGCTTCGGAATTACATGACAGAATATTTAACCCAACATTAAAAAAACATCAATACATACCACCTAAAAAGAGTTTTTCTTTCCATTATAAAAAAATTGCAGCCGTACTAATACCATTGGCAATTGGGCTAGTAGCATGGTTATTTTATGCTCAAAAACAGCATTTTGATAATGCTCAGTCTATAGCCGAAACTGAATTAATTAATAAAGAAGTTACTTACGGGCACAAACTCACATTAGCACTAAGTGACGGTACTAAAATTAAATTGAACTCGGGCAGTACACTCAAATTTCCAAAGCAGTTTACTGGCGATACCAGAAAAGTATACCTCACTGGCGAAGGTTTTTTTGAGGTTGCCGAGAATCCTAAAAAGCCATTTATTGTAGTCACTAATAATATTGAAGCAAAAGTATTAGGAACTTCATTTAATATAAGGGCTTACGAACAGCTAGAGGTAGCACTTGTAACAGGTAAATTACAGGTGAATGATCACATTGGAAATTCTATAGTTATAAAACCAGATGAACGTGTGATTTACCAAAAAGAAGGAAACTTTGTTAAAGATAAATTTAATAAAGATGAGGTACTTGCTTGGAAAAACGGAACCCTCAGTTTTAAGCAAGCTCAATTAAAGGATATACTGAAAGAATTGGAAAGGTGGTACGATGTATCTTTTATTAAAGATGAATTATGGGAACCAAAATATCTATTTACAGGAGAATTTGATAATGAGTCTTTAGATAATGTATTGATAGGTTTAAACATCTCCTACAATTTT